The Ignavibacteriota bacterium genome has a window encoding:
- a CDS encoding transposase, whose protein sequence is MSKERQELTQHWHRHCGLVTTNAIEALDSRVRETVQIRGHFLSDEAATNLIWLELRNVAANWKSPPPLWHRVRQHQIQFVDVSLSPANCNGSHTKSLTVPRKHFSPILWVEEIPTPDLTLLRNRCIIGQTHGPYPSPMSLRTKLGRNCCDPSINAPPLLSHTTYDKFKHEGDRQWLP, encoded by the coding sequence ATGTCTAAAGAAAGGCAAGAACTAACTCAACATTGGCATCGACACTGTGGTCTGGTCACGACCAATGCGATCGAAGCACTGGACAGCCGCGTGCGCGAGACCGTCCAGATCCGGGGACACTTCCTGAGCGACGAAGCAGCGACAAATCTGATCTGGCTCGAGTTGCGCAACGTTGCAGCCAACTGGAAGAGTCCACCGCCGCTGTGGCACCGGGTGAGACAGCACCAGATTCAGTTCGTGGACGTGTCATTGTCACCAGCCAACTGCAACGGCTCACACACAAAATCTCTGACGGTACCGCGTAAACATTTCTCGCCGATATTGTGGGTCGAAGAAATCCCTACGCCGGATTTGACACTATTGAGGAATCGATGTATCATTGGTCAAACGCACGGACCATACCCGTCACCCATGTCGCTTCGCACAAAGCTTGGAAGGAATTGCTGCGACCCTTCGATTAACGCTCCGCCTCTCTTGTCACACACTACTTACGACAAGTTCAAACATGAAGGGGACCGACAATGGCTTCCATAA